In Cryptomeria japonica chromosome 10, Sugi_1.0, whole genome shotgun sequence, a genomic segment contains:
- the LOC131026975 gene encoding L-ascorbate oxidase: MGERASIVYEPSVFCVLFLLAFLSFGAEAKVHFHKWKVNYQTWAPDCVQTNIISINGEYPGPTIRAREGDTVVVQLENLMPTENVVIHWHGIRQIGSPWDDGTASMSQCAIYSGETYVYKFVVDRPGTYFYHGHYGLQRSAGFYGSLIVDAAGKEPFTYHDELSIVLNDWWHRSTYEQAVGLSSNPFVWVGEPQSLLIEGRGQYNCSATTKTCNATNTQCSPYVLAVRPGNTYRLRIASVASLSALNFVIQGHKMTVVEADGHYVEPFEVDNLDVYSGEAYSVLITANQDPSQNYWAGVNVRGRKPNTTTGLAILNYLPNPSTKLPTAPSPTSPLWNDTKYSKALAKKFVALKGHEELPPLQSDRQLILLNTQNKIHGFTKWAINNISLVPPPTPYLAAMKYKIKGAYDTTPPPDVYSPRDYNITIPPPNPNAVEGNGVYVFKLNSIVDVILQNANTLNVNNSETHPWHLHGHDFWILGYGEGVFDPAKDPQKYNTVNPPLRNTVALFPYGWTAIRFKADNPGVWAFHCHLEAHFFMGMGVMFAEGIEKVGKLPSAAMGCGLTKNKIHMHN; this comes from the exons ATGGGTGAAAGAGCTTCTATAGTTTATGAGCCAAGTGTTTTCTGTGTGTTGTTTTTATTGGCATTCCTATCTTTTGGTGCTGAAGCGAAGGTGCATTTTCACAAATGGAAAGTAAATTACCAGACATGGGCTCCTGATTGCGTGCAGACGAACATCATCTCTATAAATGGAGAATACCCGGGGCCGACAATCAGAGCAAGAGAAGGGGACACAGTTGTTGTCCAGTTAGAAAACTTGATGCCCACTGAAAACGTTGTTATTCATTGGCATGGCATTCGCCAG ATCGGCAGTCCCTGGGACGACGGGACGGCTTCCATGTCACAGTGCGCAATCTACTCTGGCGAAACTTATGTATATAAGTTCGTTGTTGACAGA CCAGGGACATACTTCTATCACGGTCATTATGGCCTACAGCGCTCAGCAGGGTTTTATGGATCTCTGATAGTGGATGCAGCGGGCAAAGAACCATTCACCTACCATGACGAGCTAAGCATTGTCTTAAACGACTGGTGGCACAGGAGTACTTATGAACAGGCCGTGGGCCTCTCATCTAATCCCTTTGTCTGGGTTGGGGAACCTCAG TCGCTGTTGATAGAGGGCCGAGGACAATACAACTGTTCAGCAACAACCAAGACCTGCAATGCTACAAACACGCAGTGCTCGCCTTACGTCCTGGCCGTGCGACCTGGGAACACATACCGCCTCCGTATTGCAAGTGTGGCGTCTCTTTCAGCCCTCAACTTTGTCATCCAG GGACACAAGATGACGGTCGTGGAGGCAGACGGGCATTACGTGGAGCCCTTTGAAGTAGACAACCTGGACGTGTACTCCGGCGAAGCATATTCCGTTCTGATCACTGCAAACCAGGACCCTTCTCAAAACTATTGGGCGGGTGTGAATGTGAGAGGCAGGAAGCCCAATACGACCACTGGACTGGCCATCCTGAATTATCTTCCCAATCCATCAACGAAACTCCCCACCGCACCTTCTCCCACAAGCCCACTGTGGAACGACACGAAATACAGCAAAGCTCTGGCTAAGAAATTCGTGGCTCTCAAAGGACACGAAGAGCTTCCCCCACTTCAATCCGACAGGCAGCTGATCCTTCTCAACACGCAGAACAAGATCCATGGATTTACAAAGTGGGCGATCAATAACATTTCCCTAGTGCCGCCTCCAACTCCATACTTGGCCGCCATGAAATACAAAATCAAGGGTGCCTACGACACCACTCCACCTCCGGATGTCTACAGTCCCCGTGACTACAACATCACAATTCCTCCCCCAAATCCCAACGCTGTCGAAGGGAACGGCGTATACGTCTTCAAATTGAACTCTATTGTTGATGTGATTCTTCAGAATGCAAATACTCTGAATGTCAATAATTCAGAGACCCATCCATGGCATCTGCATGGGCACGATTTCTGGATTCTTGGATATGGAGAGGGCGTGTTCGACCCGGCAAAGGACCCTCAAAAGTACAACACAGTCAATCCTCCGCTGCGCAATACGGTGGCTTTGTTTCCGTATGGATGGACGGCCATTCGGTTTAAGGCTGATAATCCAGGAGTATGGGCTTTCCACTGCCATTTGGAGGCCCACTTTTTCATGGGAATGGGAGTGATGTTTGCAGAAGGGATAGAGAAAGTAGGAAAGTTGCCCAGCGCAGCGATGGGATGTGGGCTTACCAAGAATAAAATTCACATGCATAACTGA